In Bacillus rossius redtenbacheri isolate Brsri chromosome 9 unlocalized genomic scaffold, Brsri_v3 Brsri_v3_scf9_2, whole genome shotgun sequence, one DNA window encodes the following:
- the LOC134543086 gene encoding zinc finger protein OZF-like, with translation MNKRNPSDLTMSVSPLLESVVSNDYSDIKVDISTDPNILASGVRAKSQAEIKSEVIEDLQECGKLSSSIPFDVKINKVDDIDIDEPNYDQPQSDFSNLIENSAPNANENQIGEDSEKSKGEEINLMTGSGNSSVFLPCKLCNTKFKTKSLLQSHMKKSHKNAKTTNNICKVCNKEYENPSQLNVHMRYHDRPTDFTCDMCGYAAVHRTALTVHQATHSREHRFKCDVCGQGFYFKCQLKMHMPVHTGERPYVCKLCSKSWKTSASLKIHTSAQHPEPGGDKPSWECETCGKTFELKLLLSKHRQSKHRAAEPRNLCDLCGKAFTTAGSLKVHKKSHAGEKTVRCDTCGKAFLDRKYLRQHARTHSGEKPYTCDHCGKSFRQLSSIVIHMRFHTGDRPHRCAICGRGFVTKNLLLLHQKNIHSVETIL, from the coding sequence ATGAACAAGCGAAATCCTTCGGATTTAACAATGAGTGTTTCTCCTCTTCTTGAAAGTGTGGTGTCGAATGACTATTCTGACATAAAAGTTGATATCTCTACTGATCCAAACATACTCGCATCAGGCGTGAGAGCAAAATCGCAAGCTGAAATAAAATCGGAGGTAATTGAAGATTTACAGGAGTGTGGAAAGTTGTCATCGAGCATCCCTTTTGATGTCAAGATAAACAAAGTGGACGATATAGATATTGATGAGCCCAACTACGACCAGCCGCAGTCAGATTTtagtaatttaattgaaaattcaGCTCCAAATGCTAATGAAAACCAGATTGGTGAGGATTCTGAGAAGTCCAAAGGTGAAGAAATAAATTTGATGACTGGTTCGGGTAATTCCAGTGTTTTCCTTCCGtgtaaattatgcaatacaaaattcaaaacaaaatcgTTACTGCAGAGTCACATGAAAAAAAGTCATAAGAATGCAAAGACTACCAACAACATATGTAAAGTGTGCAATAAAGAATACGAAAACCCATCTCAGTTGAATGTTCACATGAGGTATCACGACAGACCGACAGATTTCACTTGCGACATGTGCGGTTATGCAGCAGTTCACCGGACCGCCTTGACGGTTCACCAGGCGACGCATTCCCGAGAACATAGGTTCAAGTGTGATGTTTGCGGCCAAGGTTTCTATTTCAAGTGCCAACTGAAGATGCACATGCCGGTGCACACGGGCGAGCGTCCGTACGTGTGCAAGCTGTGCTCCAAGTCGTGGAAAACGTCCGCCAGCCTGAAGATACACACGTCCGCCCAACACCCGGAGCCGGGCGGGGACAAGCCTTCGTGGGAGTGCGAGACGTGCGGCAAGACGTTCGAGTTGAAGCTGCTGCTGAGCAAGCATAGGCAGAGCAAGCACCGCGCGGCCGAGCCCAGGAACCTGTGCGACCTGTGCGGCAAGGCGTTCACCACCGCCGGCAGCCTGAAGGTCCACAAGAAGAGCCACGCGGGGGAGAAGACGGTGCGGTGCGACACCTGCGGGAAGGCGTTCCTGGACCGCAAGTACCTGAGGCAGCACGCCAGGACGCACTCGGGCGAGAAGCCCTACACGTGCGACCACTGCGGCAAGTCATTCCGCCAGCTGAGCTCCATCGTGATCCACATGCGCTTCCACACCGGCGATCGACCGCACCGGTGCGCCATCTGCGGCCGTGGCTTCGTCACCAAGAATCTGTTGCTCCTGCACCAGAAAAACATTCACTCTGTTGAAACTATTCTGTAG